One Verrucomicrobiia bacterium genomic region harbors:
- a CDS encoding NPCBM/NEW2 domain-containing protein, whose product MIASSGARSPGATMGMLGIDCLRQYCIQLDFNAGKIHFLDDALTGKQKWGKAFPIVPLNSRDPRPAVAQNLFGEQGPHSLIDSGFLSDGWLMPKYFDQWTNRTVAPVTGTARFPNGLFAGEKYPLVSLPRIDVESDGIGLRFLARHLVTLDFPKNAVYLLRQSTGPLPDPRLAKTPALAPLLLTVLQEDLGAARKAIANLEQSNATSLEKTVARNLVATLENEPKPTPADVPPEVAQLPLGDARPRLAEVGWLQPAANRIPLCDQVESPLLDSGKVYATGLFAHSPSRYVYNLAGKWKSLRGEAGLHTAFQGEAWGVVFVIKTDGKEVFRSPAIRGSQHPRYDIDLTGVRKLQLLVENSGASNGCNWALWLDPTLFR is encoded by the coding sequence ATGATTGCCAGCAGTGGGGCTCGCTCGCCGGGCGCCACCATGGGCATGCTCGGCATTGATTGCCTGCGCCAGTACTGCATCCAACTCGATTTCAACGCCGGCAAAATCCACTTTCTGGACGACGCACTGACCGGCAAACAAAAGTGGGGCAAGGCCTTCCCGATCGTTCCCCTTAACTCCCGCGACCCTCGTCCGGCAGTGGCGCAAAATCTCTTCGGCGAGCAAGGTCCGCATTCGCTCATCGACAGCGGGTTCCTGAGTGACGGATGGCTCATGCCAAAATACTTTGATCAATGGACCAATAGGACTGTTGCGCCGGTCACCGGTACAGCGCGCTTCCCCAACGGCCTGTTCGCCGGTGAAAAGTACCCCCTCGTTTCGTTGCCAAGGATCGACGTGGAGTCAGACGGCATTGGTCTCCGCTTCCTTGCCCGCCACCTGGTCACCCTGGATTTCCCAAAGAACGCGGTGTATCTCCTGCGCCAATCTACCGGCCCGCTCCCCGACCCGAGGCTCGCAAAGACGCCGGCTCTGGCACCCCTGCTCCTGACCGTGCTCCAGGAAGATCTCGGCGCCGCGCGCAAAGCCATCGCTAACCTCGAGCAAAGCAACGCCACCTCCTTGGAAAAAACCGTCGCCCGAAATCTGGTGGCGACCTTGGAAAACGAACCCAAACCGACTCCGGCGGATGTCCCGCCTGAAGTTGCCCAACTGCCCTTGGGTGATGCCCGGCCGCGACTGGCCGAGGTAGGCTGGCTCCAACCGGCTGCCAATCGCATCCCCCTGTGCGACCAGGTTGAATCGCCCTTGTTGGACTCTGGGAAAGTCTATGCCACGGGCCTGTTCGCTCATTCCCCATCCCGTTATGTTTATAACCTCGCAGGTAAATGGAAGAGCTTGCGCGGCGAAGCCGGACTCCACACAGCCTTCCAAGGCGAGGCCTGGGGAGTCGTTTTCGTCATCAAAACCGACGGCAAGGAGGTATTCCGGTCCCCCGCTATACGCGGTTCACAACACCCCCGCTACGACATAGACCTCACGGGCGTCAGAAAACTGCAACTCCTGGTTGAAAACTCCGGGGCCAGCAACGGCTGCAATTGGGCCCTCTGGCTCGATCCCACCCTTTTCCGTTGA
- a CDS encoding prepilin-type N-terminal cleavage/methylation domain-containing protein: MKGYIKQNPSARTVSATARGGFTLIELLVVIAIIAILAAMLLPALSRARQKAHGIMCLNNGKQLLIGWRMYADDNGDHTVNNFGVTETQQTIQTGKYLNWVNNVMDWTASDQYGNFNINYVKNGILAPYVNRSIAVYKCPADTYASAQQLAAGFNRRARSISMNAFFGPYNQTGGAGANWVQGKNEFFSTYHQWLKIALVSKPSNYFVTIDEHPDSINDGYFLNNPSGMQSYWGDTPASYHNGAGGISFADGHSEIHKWLGYATKAPIKATLGAAQPALPFGSDAASKADYQWLVLEHTALLYAQ; this comes from the coding sequence ATGAAAGGCTATATAAAGCAGAATCCCTCAGCCAGGACAGTTTCTGCGACCGCACGGGGCGGCTTTACGTTAATCGAGTTGCTGGTGGTGATTGCTATCATCGCCATTCTGGCTGCCATGCTCCTGCCGGCATTGAGCAGGGCGCGGCAGAAGGCGCATGGGATTATGTGCCTCAACAACGGCAAGCAGCTCCTGATCGGATGGAGGATGTATGCCGACGATAACGGAGACCACACCGTCAATAATTTCGGGGTGACAGAAACCCAGCAGACCATCCAGACGGGCAAGTATCTGAATTGGGTAAACAACGTGATGGATTGGACGGCGAGCGATCAGTACGGCAATTTCAATATTAACTATGTAAAGAACGGCATCTTAGCCCCCTATGTCAACCGGAGTATCGCGGTGTACAAATGCCCTGCGGATACCTATGCCAGCGCCCAGCAGCTTGCTGCCGGTTTCAACAGGCGCGCCCGGAGCATCAGCATGAACGCTTTCTTTGGTCCCTACAACCAAACCGGCGGCGCTGGGGCAAACTGGGTTCAAGGCAAGAACGAATTCTTCTCCACTTATCACCAGTGGCTCAAGATCGCCCTGGTCTCCAAGCCGTCCAATTATTTCGTCACGATTGACGAACACCCGGATTCGATCAATGACGGCTACTTTCTGAATAATCCCAGCGGGATGCAGTCGTACTGGGGTGATACGCCGGCTTCCTACCATAACGGGGCGGGAGGCATCTCGTTTGCCGATGGGCATTCGGAAATCCATAAATGGCTCGGGTATGCCACCAAAGCGCCGATCAAAGCTACTTTAGGGGCGGCACAACCCGCGTTACCCTTTGGCAGTGATGCCGCCAGCAAAGCCGATTACCAGTGGCTGGTCCTCGAGCACACGGCTTTGCTGTACGCGCAGTAA